Proteins co-encoded in one Coregonus clupeaformis isolate EN_2021a chromosome 17, ASM2061545v1, whole genome shotgun sequence genomic window:
- the LOC121586243 gene encoding C-C chemokine receptor type 5-like, with protein MSDEDIELTEYDYSDYYNDTQGSYTSEGQPCNNGNVKAFGRVFLPTLYSLVFIVGVIGNGLVVCVLVKFRRASSMTDLCLFNLALSDLLFVISLPFWSHYATAAEWLMGDFMCRLVTGLYMLGFYGSIFFMLILTVDRYVVIVHAHTMAKYRSVRVGVALSLFMWALSLCASLPTIIFTKVKNESGFTTCKPEYPEGSMWRQVSYLEMNVLGLLLPLFVMVICYSRIVLMLVNIKSTKKHKAIKLIFIIVVVFFCFWTPYNVVILLRYLETQNYFGDCTIHKNIDLAMQWTEVIAFTHCCLNPIIYAFVGQKFMSNVLKLLRKWMPMCFARPYASEWSERRSSVYSRSSEITSTRLL; from the exons ATGTCAG ACGAGGATATTGAGCTAACAGAATATGACTATTCAGACTACTACAATGACACACAAGGGTCATATACATCAGAGGGTCAGCCATGCAACAATGGCAATGTGAAGGCGTTTGGACGGGTGTTTCTGCCTACACTCTACAGCCTGGTTTTCATCGTGGGCGTCATCGGTAACGGCCTGGTGGTCTGTGTCCTGGTGAAGTTCAGGAGGGCCAGCAGCATGACAGACCTCTGTCTCTTCAACCTGGCTCTGTCCGACCTTCTCTTCGTCATCTCCCTGCCTTTCTGGTCCCACTACGCCACCGCAGCCGAGTGGCTCATGGGGGACTTTATGTGCCGACTGGTAACCGGACTGTACATGCTGGGGTTTTATGGCAGCATCTTCTTCATGTTGATCTTGACAGTGGATCGCTATGTGGTCATAGTCCACGCTCACACCATGGCCAAGTACAGATCAGTCAGAGTAGGGGTCGCTCTGTCTCTGTTCATGTGGGCTCTCAGTCTCTGTGCCTCTTTGCCTACAATCATCTTCACAAAAGTAAAAAATGAGTCCGGGTTTACAACATGTAAACCAGAGTATCCAGAGGGTAGCATGTGGCGTCAGGTTTCTTATTTAGAGATGAATGTCTTGGGTCTACTTCTCCCCCTCTTCGTCATGGTGATCTGCTATTCTAGGAtcgttctgatgttagttaatatCAAAAGCACTAAAAAGCACAAAGCCATCAAACTGATATTCATCATAGTAGTGGTCTTTTTCTGCTTTTGGACCCCATACAATGTTGTAATTCTCCTGCGTTATCTGGAGACACAGAACTATTTTGGGGACTGTACAATTCACAAGAACATAGATCTGGCAATGCAGTGGACAGAGGTGATAGCGTTCACACACTGTTGTTTGAATCCGATCATCTACGCCTTTGTAGGGCAGAAATTCATGAGTAATGTCCTGAAGTTACTAAGAAAATGGATGCCAATGTGCTTCGCCAGGCCTTATGCTAGTGAGTGGTCTGAACGAAGAAGCTCAGTCTATTCCAGGTCTTCTGAAATAACGTCTACAAGATTGCTGTAG